The following coding sequences are from one Pusillimonas sp. DMV24BSW_D window:
- the glyA gene encoding serine hydroxymethyltransferase gives MFDRSRTLDQVDPDLWAAIQKENVRQEQHIELIASENYTSPAVMQAQGSQLTNKYAEGYPGKRYYGGCEYVDIVEQMAIDRLKALFGAEAANVQPNSGSQANQGVYMAVLKPGDTVLGMNLAEGGHLTHGSPVNASGKLYNFIPYGLNEKEEIDYDKLEALAKEHKPKLLVGGASAYALRIDFERMARIAHDNGALFMVDIAHYAGLVAGGAYPNPCPHADFVTSTTHKSLRGPRGGVIMMKAEYEKIINSAIFPGIQGGPLMHVIAGKAVAFQEALQPEFKTYAAQVVKNADVLAKTLVERGLRIVSGRTESHVMLVDLRAKGITGKLAEAALGEAHITVNKNAIPNDPEKPFVTSGIRLGTPAMTTRGFKEAEAELTGHLIADVLDNPENETVISDVRARVNELTARLPVYR, from the coding sequence ATGTTTGACCGCTCCCGTACGCTTGATCAAGTTGACCCCGATTTGTGGGCCGCGATTCAGAAAGAGAATGTTCGTCAGGAACAGCATATCGAGCTGATCGCTTCCGAGAATTACACCAGCCCGGCCGTCATGCAGGCGCAGGGCTCGCAGCTGACCAACAAGTATGCTGAAGGCTATCCGGGCAAGCGCTATTACGGCGGTTGCGAGTATGTAGACATCGTGGAGCAAATGGCGATTGACCGCCTTAAGGCGCTGTTTGGCGCGGAAGCGGCAAACGTACAGCCCAATTCCGGCTCGCAGGCCAACCAGGGTGTGTACATGGCGGTGCTTAAACCCGGTGATACCGTGCTGGGTATGAATTTGGCTGAAGGGGGCCATTTAACGCATGGCTCACCGGTGAATGCGTCGGGCAAGCTGTATAACTTCATTCCTTATGGTTTGAATGAAAAAGAGGAAATCGACTACGACAAGCTGGAAGCGCTGGCCAAAGAACATAAACCCAAGTTGCTCGTTGGTGGTGCGTCGGCTTATGCTTTGCGTATCGATTTCGAGCGCATGGCGCGCATCGCACACGACAACGGTGCCTTGTTTATGGTCGACATTGCCCATTACGCTGGTTTGGTAGCCGGGGGCGCGTATCCCAACCCGTGCCCTCATGCCGACTTCGTCACCTCAACCACGCACAAATCGCTGCGCGGCCCAAGAGGCGGCGTCATTATGATGAAGGCCGAGTACGAAAAAATCATCAATTCGGCCATTTTTCCCGGCATTCAAGGCGGTCCGCTGATGCACGTTATTGCCGGTAAGGCAGTGGCTTTTCAGGAAGCCTTGCAACCGGAATTCAAAACGTATGCCGCCCAGGTTGTAAAGAATGCGGATGTGCTGGCGAAAACGCTGGTGGAACGTGGCCTGCGCATTGTGTCGGGCCGTACCGAAAGCCATGTCATGCTGGTTGATTTGCGTGCCAAAGGCATTACCGGCAAGCTGGCTGAAGCGGCTTTGGGCGAAGCACATATTACGGTTAACAAGAATGCCATTCCGAACGATCCGGAAAAACCTTTTGTAACCAGCGGCATTCGCTTGGGGACACCGGCGATGACCACCCGTGGTTTCAAAGAGGCCGAAGCCGAACTCACCGGCCATTTAATTGCTGATGTGCTCGACAACCCCGAAAATGAAACCGTTATTTCCGACGTGCGTGCCCGTGTGAACGAGCTTACCGCGCGTTTGCCGGTTTATCGTTAA
- the nrdR gene encoding transcriptional regulator NrdR yields the protein MKCPFCHSADTQVIDSRVSEEGDTIRRRRRCSACDRRFTTYERVELTMPAVVKRNGTRSEFDLDKLRASLKLALRKRPVSTEQVDAAVARIEESLLTSGKREVPSGFVGELVMNELIKLDQVAYVRFASVYKSFEDINEFVKAIDEIKG from the coding sequence ATGAAATGCCCGTTCTGTCACAGCGCCGACACACAGGTTATTGACTCCCGTGTTTCGGAAGAAGGCGACACCATTCGTCGGCGTCGCCGTTGTTCGGCCTGTGACCGTCGTTTTACCACTTATGAGCGGGTGGAACTCACCATGCCGGCTGTTGTTAAACGCAATGGTACGCGGTCGGAGTTCGATCTTGACAAGCTGCGGGCCAGTTTGAAGCTGGCGTTACGCAAACGGCCGGTTAGCACCGAACAGGTAGATGCCGCAGTTGCACGTATTGAAGAGTCTTTGCTAACCAGTGGTAAACGCGAGGTGCCTTCAGGCTTTGTAGGTGAACTGGTCATGAATGAACTGATTAAATTAGACCAGGTTGCTTATGTACGCTTTGCGTCGGTGTACAAAAGCTTTGAAGACATTAACGAGTTCGTAAAAGCCATTGATGAAATCAAAGGCTAA
- the ribD gene encoding bifunctional diaminohydroxyphosphoribosylaminopyrimidine deaminase/5-amino-6-(5-phosphoribosylamino)uracil reductase RibD has translation MVEPSLTVHQAPAGADDAYWMRLAIELSREVLYLTAPNPRVACLIVKDNQLLAAGVTQQAGGPHAEVMALRQAQTRGHSVAGTTIYVTLEPCSHYGRTPPCVDALIQAQPARVVVAMPDPNPLVAGQGFGRLREAGIQVQAPICVERALEVNPGFVSRMTRKTPWVWLKSAVSIDGQIALANGLSQWITGPQARADGHHWRARSSVVLTGLRTVLADDPQMTVRAVETPRQPIRAVVDTRFEIPETARILNGSPTWIFTCDHDADKAQRLAERQVQTVVMPERDGRVDLAAVLQWMGHNDVNEVHVEGGASLHGALLEAGLVDELLVYMAPKILGAGRGMFTIPMRQSLTDQDDFRFVEQAVLGDDIRLRLRHQGHWQALVHSVSQVPQT, from the coding sequence ATGGTTGAGCCTTCCCTTACCGTACATCAGGCCCCCGCCGGCGCCGACGACGCCTATTGGATGCGGCTGGCTATTGAGCTAAGCCGTGAAGTGTTGTACTTAACCGCCCCCAATCCGCGTGTGGCGTGTTTAATTGTTAAAGACAATCAGTTGCTTGCTGCGGGTGTGACGCAGCAGGCCGGTGGACCCCATGCAGAGGTCATGGCGTTGCGTCAGGCGCAAACACGCGGGCACAGCGTGGCCGGCACCACTATTTACGTTACGCTGGAACCCTGCAGTCATTATGGTCGTACCCCGCCTTGTGTCGATGCGCTTATTCAGGCTCAACCGGCGCGCGTGGTTGTGGCCATGCCCGACCCCAACCCGCTGGTGGCGGGACAGGGCTTTGGTCGCTTGCGTGAAGCGGGCATACAGGTGCAAGCGCCTATATGCGTAGAACGGGCACTTGAAGTGAACCCAGGGTTCGTCTCGCGTATGACGCGCAAGACGCCTTGGGTATGGTTGAAGTCGGCCGTCTCGATAGACGGGCAAATTGCTTTGGCCAACGGATTGTCGCAATGGATTACCGGGCCGCAGGCACGGGCCGACGGCCACCATTGGCGTGCGCGAAGTAGCGTGGTGTTAACCGGCTTGCGCACCGTGCTGGCTGACGACCCGCAAATGACAGTGCGCGCTGTTGAAACCCCACGTCAACCCATACGCGCGGTTGTGGATACCCGTTTCGAAATACCCGAAACGGCCCGTATTCTGAACGGTTCACCCACCTGGATTTTTACGTGTGACCACGATGCCGACAAGGCGCAGCGTTTAGCCGAGCGGCAAGTGCAAACTGTTGTGATGCCCGAGCGTGACGGCCGTGTCGATTTGGCCGCTGTGCTGCAATGGATGGGGCATAACGACGTGAATGAAGTGCATGTGGAAGGGGGTGCCAGTTTGCATGGTGCGTTGCTGGAAGCCGGGTTGGTTGATGAGTTGCTGGTGTACATGGCACCTAAAATTCTGGGGGCCGGACGGGGAATGTTCACCATTCCCATGCGTCAATCGTTAACCGATCAAGATGATTTCCGATTTGTAGAGCAGGCGGTGCTGGGTGACGACATCCGTCTGCGCTTGCGACACCAGGGACACTGGCAGGCCTTGGTGCATAGCGTTTCCCAAGTGCCACAAACTTAA
- a CDS encoding riboflavin synthase — protein sequence MFTGIVAAVGAITKVTPLQEGNENAGVRLTIATGGLPLQDTKLGDSIAIQGACMTVVSFAESSFDVDVSRESLNKTAGLDKPGEVNLEHALRVGDSLDGHLVSGHVDGLGTVAKFSPVGESWDLRIDVPPHLAKYLAYKGSITVNGVSLTVNSVQDDAQGGCQISINLIPHTVQVTTLKHLKPGHSVNLEVDTIARYVERMLSVQKAG from the coding sequence ATGTTTACAGGCATTGTGGCTGCTGTTGGGGCCATTACGAAAGTAACCCCATTGCAGGAAGGTAATGAGAATGCCGGTGTACGGTTAACCATTGCGACCGGCGGCTTGCCGCTGCAAGACACCAAGCTGGGCGATTCGATTGCCATTCAAGGCGCCTGCATGACGGTGGTGTCTTTCGCCGAGAGTAGCTTCGACGTAGATGTGTCTCGTGAAAGTTTGAATAAAACAGCCGGGCTGGACAAACCGGGTGAAGTGAACCTGGAACATGCCCTGCGCGTGGGCGATTCGTTGGACGGCCACCTAGTGTCCGGCCATGTAGACGGCCTGGGCACTGTGGCAAAGTTTTCCCCGGTAGGGGAGTCGTGGGACTTGCGCATTGACGTACCCCCGCACCTGGCAAAGTATTTAGCCTATAAAGGTTCAATTACCGTTAACGGCGTCAGCTTAACGGTAAACAGCGTGCAAGACGACGCCCAGGGCGGGTGCCAGATCAGTATTAATTTAATTCCGCACACGGTACAGGTCACCACTTTAAAGCACTTGAAACCGGGCCACTCGGTGAACCTGGAAGTGGATACCATTGCCCGTTATGTTGAGCGGATGCTAAGCGTTCAGAAGGCCGGCTGA
- a CDS encoding TRAP transporter large permease, whose amino-acid sequence MIASLIGFGILFLLAFAGVPLAFAMLIVGTVGFALLRGSFESAYSMLAQQVVDASANDGMAVLPMFILMGLFVHKSDLSEDLYKAANAWLGHLRGGLAHATVAACAIFAAISGSSIATAATMSKVAIPPMRRLGYHDALSCGSVASAGVLGVLIPPSVPLVVYGLLTNTDIRQLFIAAIVPGLMLALLFVIAVVGVVTLRPEWGPTGERKSWQERFASLKSVWMVLVLFVAIIGGLYAGIFTATESAGIGASGALLIGLLRRKMTWPTLFECLKDTARTTAMIFTIVFGAFVFANFITLSGLTAALIDMLQQQNMGTLGLLLMMMVIYLVLGALMESLSLLILTAPIFHAIATSVGIHPIWFGIFVVMMIEIGLLTPPVGMNVFTVKTMNPDVPIRTIFKGSMPFVAANMVGVGVFIAFPIIGVFLLRWF is encoded by the coding sequence ATGATTGCATCTCTGATTGGCTTCGGCATCCTGTTTTTGTTGGCGTTCGCGGGGGTACCGCTTGCTTTCGCAATGTTAATCGTTGGCACGGTTGGCTTTGCGCTGCTGCGCGGCAGCTTCGAGTCGGCTTATTCCATGCTGGCACAACAGGTTGTCGATGCATCTGCCAACGACGGCATGGCCGTTCTGCCCATGTTTATTTTAATGGGCTTGTTCGTACACAAGTCGGACCTGTCGGAAGATTTGTACAAAGCGGCCAATGCCTGGCTAGGTCATCTTCGAGGCGGTTTGGCGCATGCAACGGTTGCAGCGTGCGCGATATTCGCTGCGATCTCGGGCAGCTCTATTGCCACGGCCGCCACCATGAGCAAGGTAGCTATTCCTCCCATGCGCCGCCTGGGTTACCACGATGCGCTGTCGTGCGGCTCCGTCGCCTCGGCGGGCGTGCTTGGCGTTTTAATACCGCCTTCTGTACCGTTGGTGGTTTACGGGCTGTTAACCAACACCGACATTCGGCAGCTGTTTATTGCCGCCATTGTGCCAGGCCTGATGCTGGCTCTGCTGTTTGTTATTGCGGTTGTCGGCGTTGTTACGCTGCGTCCGGAATGGGGGCCCACCGGAGAGCGCAAAAGCTGGCAAGAACGGTTCGCGTCGTTGAAAAGTGTGTGGATGGTTCTTGTATTGTTCGTCGCTATTATTGGTGGTTTGTACGCCGGGATTTTCACGGCAACCGAATCGGCCGGTATCGGGGCAAGCGGCGCCTTATTAATCGGCTTGCTCAGACGCAAAATGACCTGGCCGACCCTGTTCGAATGCCTGAAAGACACGGCCCGTACCACCGCGATGATCTTCACCATTGTGTTCGGTGCATTCGTGTTCGCAAACTTCATCACGTTATCCGGCCTTACCGCAGCGTTGATCGACATGCTTCAGCAACAGAATATGGGCACGCTTGGATTGCTGTTGATGATGATGGTGATCTACCTGGTATTGGGTGCACTAATGGAAAGCCTGAGTCTGCTGATTCTGACTGCGCCTATTTTTCATGCCATTGCAACGTCTGTCGGCATCCACCCGATTTGGTTTGGTATTTTTGTGGTGATGATGATTGAAATCGGCCTGTTAACACCTCCGGTCGGCATGAATGTTTTCACGGTGAAAACGATGAATCCGGATGTACCAATTCGCACGATTTTCAAAGGCAGCATGCCTTTCGTGGCGGCAAATATGGTCGGGGTTGGCGTATTTATTGCGTTCCCTATTATCGGCGTGTTTCTGCTGCGCTGGTTTTAG
- a CDS encoding TRAP transporter small permease — MTTRAFGFSYFARVLGYVSALPLALIVVLTFSDVFARYVFAHPIPGASEMIQFAMAMAIFTALPLVTHAGGHITVDLFTSGVSNRRKACLQVPAELLSGVALAVIAWRLWVQAGEYAGNNTATIVLDLNMAPLAYAMSIFSAVSVVVAGVRTIEAMRAVATPTEVPQ; from the coding sequence ATGACTACAAGAGCATTTGGTTTCAGCTATTTTGCTCGCGTCTTGGGTTACGTCAGTGCATTGCCTTTGGCATTAATTGTTGTACTGACGTTTTCCGACGTATTTGCCCGATATGTTTTCGCTCATCCGATTCCGGGCGCTTCGGAAATGATCCAGTTCGCGATGGCAATGGCCATTTTTACCGCCCTGCCGCTGGTGACCCACGCCGGTGGCCACATAACCGTTGACCTTTTTACCAGTGGTGTCAGCAACCGCAGGAAAGCCTGTTTACAAGTGCCGGCTGAACTGCTTAGTGGCGTTGCGCTGGCTGTTATCGCCTGGCGATTGTGGGTACAGGCCGGTGAATACGCAGGAAACAACACCGCAACAATCGTACTCGACTTAAACATGGCGCCTCTGGCCTATGCAATGTCGATTTTCTCGGCGGTGTCCGTTGTCGTTGCCGGCGTGCGCACCATTGAAGCCATGCGGGCCGTCGCAACGCCAACGGAGGTCCCCCAATGA
- the dctP gene encoding TRAP transporter substrate-binding protein DctP, whose amino-acid sequence MNIKNLLGAGVLALAAVGTAAQAETKLLFNMFMAPQDPFNTLVLKPWAEDVIKATDGRVKIEFAPASMASPQAQMDAVEKGVFDGAYMYHGFLQGRVKLSQIAHLPFINVNAKGSSIALWRTYEKYFAKANEYKDVQLLSLFTFPGGPIYGMSDPVKSTADLDGIKIYSVAGNVADMLTKTGAGVVVAPAARSYEIISGGTVDAFAGYPLYSATAFHTAQYAKAVTDIPGQMSAPSFALFVNKKRWQAISEADRKIVMDLSGEAFAARLEAIDQLEAQLRKDVANQGVPFMEADESLMTAFRTYGKKLRGDWITAAAELDVDGEAALKFYEQEAKANAQ is encoded by the coding sequence ATGAATATCAAGAACTTGCTGGGTGCAGGCGTGCTGGCACTCGCCGCTGTCGGAACGGCCGCTCAAGCGGAAACCAAACTGCTGTTTAATATGTTCATGGCGCCGCAAGACCCATTCAACACCCTGGTGTTGAAACCTTGGGCGGAGGACGTCATCAAGGCAACCGATGGGCGTGTCAAAATTGAATTCGCCCCGGCCAGTATGGCCTCACCTCAGGCGCAGATGGATGCGGTTGAAAAAGGGGTTTTTGACGGCGCCTACATGTACCACGGCTTTCTGCAAGGCAGGGTAAAGCTTTCCCAAATCGCGCATCTGCCATTCATTAATGTTAATGCGAAGGGCAGCTCCATTGCCCTATGGCGCACCTACGAAAAATACTTTGCCAAGGCCAACGAATATAAAGACGTTCAGTTGCTGTCGCTTTTCACTTTTCCGGGCGGGCCTATTTACGGAATGAGTGACCCCGTCAAGTCCACGGCCGACCTTGACGGCATCAAAATTTATTCTGTTGCCGGTAATGTCGCCGACATGCTAACCAAAACAGGCGCGGGAGTCGTGGTTGCGCCGGCCGCCCGCAGTTACGAAATTATCTCGGGTGGCACGGTCGACGCGTTTGCGGGCTATCCGCTCTATAGCGCCACCGCATTCCATACCGCCCAATACGCCAAAGCCGTTACCGACATACCGGGGCAAATGTCGGCGCCCAGCTTCGCGTTGTTCGTCAACAAAAAACGCTGGCAAGCCATTTCCGAGGCCGATCGCAAGATTGTCATGGACTTATCCGGCGAGGCTTTTGCCGCTCGTCTGGAAGCCATTGACCAACTGGAAGCCCAGTTACGCAAAGATGTTGCAAACCAAGGCGTACCGTTCATGGAAGCAGACGAAAGCCTGATGACTGCTTTTCGTACGTACGGCAAGAAGTTGCGCGGTGACTGGATAACGGCAGCCGCTGAGCTGGACGTCGACGGTGAGGCTGCGCTTAAGTTCTACGAGCAGGAAGCCAAAGCGAACGCGCAGTAA
- a CDS encoding cupin domain-containing protein — protein MIETSSTTLEIPDITPANVGLDGVAWNVMGQVYVPKQVSEESIAWHATFPIETFVPPHTHPFQDEYIFVIDGRIDLLLDGKKRTASSGDLVRMPRGLPHAFFNNSGEAVTALFWAAPAGKLLELYQRLHNVTNPAEATRIARDYDVIFAPPVSSAAKTRAEQNPAE, from the coding sequence ATGATTGAGACTTCATCCACCACCCTTGAAATCCCCGATATCACCCCGGCCAATGTTGGCCTGGATGGTGTGGCCTGGAATGTAATGGGACAAGTTTATGTACCTAAACAAGTGAGTGAAGAGAGCATCGCGTGGCATGCAACGTTTCCCATTGAAACGTTTGTTCCACCGCATACGCACCCGTTTCAGGACGAATATATTTTTGTTATTGACGGCCGTATCGACCTGCTTTTGGACGGCAAAAAAAGAACAGCCTCCAGTGGTGACCTGGTGCGCATGCCACGAGGCTTGCCCCATGCCTTCTTTAATAACTCAGGCGAAGCCGTCACAGCCCTGTTCTGGGCCGCCCCGGCCGGAAAATTGCTAGAGCTGTATCAGCGGCTGCACAACGTAACCAACCCGGCAGAGGCGACTCGAATCGCGCGTGACTACGACGTTATATTCGCGCCGCCTGTCTCGTCGGCTGCCAAAACAAGAGCAGAGCAAAACCCTGCCGAATAA
- a CDS encoding alkaline phosphatase family protein, with the protein MSKRKVKNILFIMCDQLRADYLSCFGHPTLKTPNLDALAAKGVLFERAYVQSPVCGPSRMSYYTGRYVHSHGASWNFVPLKVGEMTIGDHLRPLGVQSAIVGKTHMRADLSGMARLGIDPNSKIGRRIGECGFDPYERDDGIHPYSGHDPEPAYNQYLRDQGFEGDNPWEEWANATVDDEGNIRSGWFLKYSNKAARIPDEHSETPYITRRAMDFIDEAGNRPWCMHLSYIKPHWPYIAPEPYAGMFKPSDALPVVRSEEEKHNPHPVYEAMMRHRVSQTFSRDEVRETVLCGYMGLIKQIDDQLGLLFSFMEERGLMDNTMIVFTSDHGDYMGDHWMGEKDLFHEPVIRVPLIVYDPDPRADCTRNTRNKALVEAVDLAPTFLDAYGGPAVPHIMDGRSLRPLLFGEQPKDWRQTVICEYDYAFQDSRIELNTKARQAWMRMIFDGRWKYVLFENYRPMLFDLQSDPNEFHDLGESQEHEHIEARARLHEALFQWARAPRQRVTVTDEAIESVEVQPRISEGGILIGYWDEEELVTARQGFKPRFASTNPLVKSTLDRLTA; encoded by the coding sequence GCAAAAGGCGTTTTGTTTGAGCGCGCCTATGTGCAATCGCCGGTCTGCGGCCCATCCCGCATGAGCTATTACACCGGTCGGTATGTTCATTCACACGGTGCCAGCTGGAATTTTGTTCCGCTTAAAGTCGGCGAAATGACAATAGGTGATCACCTGCGTCCACTTGGCGTGCAGTCGGCCATTGTGGGTAAAACCCACATGAGGGCCGACCTTTCCGGCATGGCCAGATTGGGCATTGACCCGAACTCGAAAATCGGACGCCGCATTGGCGAATGTGGTTTCGACCCCTACGAGCGAGACGACGGGATCCACCCCTATTCAGGTCATGACCCCGAACCTGCCTATAACCAATATCTAAGGGATCAAGGTTTTGAGGGTGATAACCCCTGGGAAGAGTGGGCAAACGCAACCGTCGATGATGAAGGGAATATCCGATCGGGCTGGTTTCTGAAATATTCCAACAAGGCGGCCCGCATACCCGACGAACACTCAGAAACGCCTTACATTACCCGGCGCGCCATGGACTTTATCGACGAAGCCGGTAATCGGCCGTGGTGCATGCACTTGTCTTACATCAAGCCGCATTGGCCTTATATTGCGCCCGAGCCCTATGCCGGCATGTTCAAGCCGTCGGATGCCTTGCCGGTGGTGCGCTCGGAAGAAGAAAAACACAACCCCCACCCTGTTTATGAAGCCATGATGCGCCATCGGGTTTCACAGACATTCTCGCGCGACGAGGTACGCGAAACGGTGCTTTGCGGTTACATGGGCCTCATTAAGCAAATCGACGACCAGTTGGGTCTGCTGTTCTCATTCATGGAAGAGCGCGGCCTGATGGACAACACCATGATCGTCTTTACTTCAGACCATGGCGATTACATGGGCGATCATTGGATGGGTGAAAAAGACCTTTTCCACGAACCGGTGATTCGCGTGCCGCTGATTGTGTACGACCCCGACCCCAGGGCCGATTGCACCCGAAACACGCGCAATAAAGCACTGGTAGAAGCGGTGGATTTGGCCCCCACTTTTCTCGATGCTTACGGCGGCCCCGCCGTGCCCCACATTATGGATGGACGTTCGTTGCGCCCCCTGCTTTTTGGCGAGCAACCAAAAGACTGGCGTCAGACAGTCATTTGCGAATACGACTACGCCTTCCAGGATTCTCGTATTGAACTAAACACGAAGGCGCGCCAGGCGTGGATGCGCATGATTTTTGATGGGCGCTGGAAATACGTGTTGTTTGAAAACTATCGTCCGATGCTTTTTGACCTGCAAAGCGACCCCAACGAATTTCACGATTTGGGTGAATCACAAGAGCACGAACACATTGAAGCGCGTGCGCGGCTTCACGAAGCGCTGTTCCAGTGGGCCAGGGCACCGCGTCAACGCGTCACCGTTACCGACGAAGCGATCGAGTCGGTCGAGGTACAGCCTCGTATTTCAGAAGGGGGCATCTTGATTGGCTACTGGGATGAAGAAGAGTTGGTAACCGCTCGACAAGGCTTCAAGCCCAGATTTGCTTCCACCAACCCCTTGGTGAAATCCACTTTAGACCGCCTGACGGCATAA